The nucleotide sequence GGCCCAAATCAAGGATTTGCTCCGTAAGCCGGACATCAAGAACGTGGACGTTGAAGCCATCAAAGCCGAATTTGCGGCCAAGAATACGAAAAAATAAGCCGAAGGGACTATTTAAGGACGATACACGTGGAAAGAAGCTCTGTCAATTGGATTTGGTGGAGCTTTTTCTTTTCCGGTCGCGTGAGCGCTTGTTGCGTTCGCGGCTCGACAGCTTGGTTTCCAGCTTGCGGATACTCCTCCGGGTTTCGCGGCGCACATCCACCAGTACCCGGTATCGGATTGCCTGACCAAAAATACAGAGCCCGCCGTTGATCAGAACCAGACTATAGGTACCCAGAAGCACCCATTCGATGGTGGGGCTGCCGGTGTGTTTCAAGTGCCCGGCCTCACTGAATACGCACAGGCCATAGCCTACCAGCACCAGGCCCAGCGGCGCCAGGAGCATCCACTTGGTTTGGGTAGACATGTTGGAAATCAATTTCTTTCCGGGGGGGGTAGCGTCAGATTTATCTAAATACATTCTTGGATCGTTTTGTGTGAATAATCAAAAATAATAGGATTCCTACGAAATAGCGCATGAAAACCATCATAAGCTTTGTACTGAGGCATTTTCCGCGTCCTTTCCTGCAACGGATCGGTCATTGGTCGGCTCGGTTTCTGGGCATTTTTCATCCGGGCAATGCAGTGGAATGCCCGGTCTGCGACCATCAGTACGGCAAATTCTTGCCCTACGGCCGCAAAGGTCGCGACAACGCCCTGTGTCCCAACTGCCTGGCGCTGGAACGTCATCGCCTGATGTACCTCTACCTCAAACGGAAAACCAACTTCTTCACCGCTCCGCTCAAAGTACTGCACGTAGCGCCCGAATACTGCTTCATTGACCGCTTCGAGCGTATGAATAATCTGGACTACATCACGGCCGACATCGAATCGCCGCTCGCCAAGGTAAAAATGGACATTCATGCCATCCCTTTTCCGGACAACACCTTCGACGTAGCTTTTTGCAACCACGTCATGGAGCACGTGGACGATTATGTAAAGGCTACCAGCGAACTGCATCGGGTGCTCAAGCCGGGCGGCTGGGCCATCATTCAGTCCCCGCAGGATTTGGCTCGCGCCACCACGTACGAAGACGACAGTATCACTGATCCGCAGGAACGGGAGAAGCATTTTTGGCAGAACGACCATTTACGGCTGTTTGGGCGGGATTACGCACAAGAACTAGCCAAAGGCGGATTCAAGGTCAAAGAAGATCGCTTTGTGATGGACGAACTCACCCAGGAAGAGGTAAAACGGTACGCATTACCCGCCGGCGAATTGATCTATTACTGCGTCAAATAGTCACTTGCCTCAGAAAATACGGCGGGCACCTTCCCTCAGGAACCCAGTACCATAGCCGAATAATTGCACAAAAGAGGCCCCTATACTTAAAAATGCGACGGCCAGGCTCTTGTTTTTAACAAGGGAGTCCAGGAAAATTGTTCCGACAAAAAGCCCCAATACCGCCAGCGATATCCAGAAAAAAGGGCTAAATGCGAAGTACCATAGCGGAATAAATCCACAAAATACAACAAAAAACGCCGGAAAAGCGTGAACTGGCTTGATAAGACCAAGCCCGGGATGCAGCTCGTCAAGTAAAAAACGGGTGCGGCCAAAGGAGTGCACCTGCTTCCAGAAATCACGAAAGGTACCCCTCCGTTTGTGGTATACGTAAGCGTCGGGAATTAGGCCCATGCGGTAATTATGGCTCCGCAAGCGGATGCCCAGTTCAATATCTTCCCCCATGTCACGCTTGGCAAAACCACCTGTTTCCTGGAATACCCGCCGCGACATCCCCATATTGAAGCTACGGGGCTGAAAAGCTCCTCCCGCATTTTTGGTTTTCCCCCGGATACCCCCCGTCGTGAAAAATGACGTCATGGCGTAGCTGATGGCTTTTTGAAGGGTAGTGAAATTAGCATCGGCCCGGTCGGGGCCGCCATACGCATCGAGAAATTCCCGGCTGAGGCGCTGGTCGACGGTAGTAAGGTAGTGGGGCGGGATGATGGTATCCGAATCGAACACGATCAGGTAGTCGCCCTTGGCCTTGCTGAAACCGTAATTGCGGGCAAAACCCTGTCCGACGTTTTCGATAAAAAAATAGTGAATGTCGAGTCGGGTATTGTACTTGTCTACGATCTCCCAAGCCGTCCTGGTCGAGCCATCCTCCACCACAATGACCTCGAAGTCGCGGTACTGCTGCCGGGTAAGGCTTTCCAGCAGTTCGTCCAGTTCTTCGGGACGATTAAAAACGGGTACTACAATGGAGTAGGTACGCAAATTAGTGGTCAGTTGACAGGGGACAGTTGACAGTGTTTTCTATCTTGTACGTCAACTCTTCCCCTTGTATTGCGATTTGTTCACGGGTGTTCAGCCAGAATCTCTTTCAGGGATTCTTCATTTGCCCGCATGATTTCCTCCAGATGGCTATCCTCTAAGGCCGTGGACAGGAACATACTCTCGAATTGGGAAGCTCCCAGGTAAATTCCCCGATTGAGCATGGCGTGGAAGTATTTGCCATACAATCCCAGATCCGATGATTTGGCGGAAGGGAAATCACGTACGACCTGATCGGTGAAGAACAATGTGTACATCGAGCCGATCTGGTTGACGGTGTAGTTCAATCCTAACTTCTCCATGCTCGCCCTAAAACCCTGCGCCAGCTTCACTCCCGATTGATCCAGTTGCAGATATATTTCCTGATGCGTGTCCAGGTAGTCGAGCATCGCCAGGCCGGCTGCCATCGCAATGGGATTTCCCGACAGGGTACCTGCCTGATACACGGGACCAGCGGGTGAGACGTAATTCATGATTTCTTCTTTTCCGCCATACGCTCCCACGGGCATACCTCCCCCGATGATTTTACCCAGGGTTGTCATGTCGGGTAGTACACCGAAACGCTCCTGGGCACCGCCTTTCGAAAGTCGGAAACCGGTCATCACTTCATCAAAAATATAGATGATTCCTTCTTTGTCACAGATAGACCGTAATCCTTCCAAAAAGCCTGTTTCGGGCAGGACGCATCCCATGTTGCCCACGACGGGCTCAATGATGATGGCAGCAATTTGGCCGGGATTGGCATCGACCAACAGCTGCACCGCTTCCAGGTTGTTGTAGGGTGCGGTCAGGGTGTCCTGAGCTACCCCTTTGGGTACCCCGGGGCTGTCGGGGGTACCAAAGGTAACCGCCCCGCTGCCTGCCGCAATCAGGAAGCTATCCGCATGACCGTGGTAGCACCCCTCAAACTTTATGATTTTGTCGCGCCCCGTGAAGCCCCGGGCCACCCGGATGGCTGACATGGTGGCTTCGGTACCTGAATTCACCATACGCACTTTCTCGACCGAAGGTACCATACCGACGATGCGCTCAGCCATTTCCACCTCCCGCCGGGTCGGAGCACCAAACGAAAAGGAATGCTGGACGGCATCCGAAACCGCTTTTTCCACCAATTCGTGCCCGTGGCCCAAAATCATCGGACCCCAGGAATTGATCAGCTCAAGGTACCGGTTGCCGTCTTCGTCAAAAATATAAGGTCCTTTGGCCGACTTGATAAAAAGAGGGGTACCTCCTACGGCCTTAAAGGCACGAACGGGCGAATTGACGCCGCCTGGAATGAACTGATTGGCTTTTTCGAAAAGTGCCTGACTGGTGGGAATATTCATACGATTGGTAAGCGAATGGCTGGTAAGAAAGTATTTAGGGATAGCTAATTACAGCGGAAACTTTTGGCTAGAAGGGTCAATTGGGCCAGGGTACCCAGCGCGTGTCGTTGTATTCGAGAATGGCGGAAACGGAATTTTCGCGTGACTTGGTATAATCAAAGCCCGAAAGCAGGTAATCGTCCACATATTTCCGGAGCTCAATTCCGTCTTTCATGCGCTCGTTGTACTTGCCGATCATGCGCCCAAAAAACAGAAGTTGATCATACCCCTGGTACGAATACACAGAAGGTAGGGTGTTGGTTTTGTCAAAATAGTCTTTCTGGAAAGTTTTGACGCTATCTTTCATAATATCCACGTAGTCCGTTTCGATCAGGTACAGATTTCCGCCGTAGCCGGTGGGCCGCACTCGATTGAAATCAAAACTGTTGGCTACCGCGATGACCAGAATTCCGTTCAGCTGCCGACCCGCCAGTACGTTCATGAGCGAAGGTCCTGCTTTTGAATCGGTGGAAAACAGTACCACATGGTTAGGTTTCTCCTTTTCAAAATTCGACATCTGCTCATTCAACACCGAAGCCGAACCATCTATTTCCTTTATTTCCAGTACTTTTCCCCCCGCACGAATCAATTCGCTGCGGTAGGCGAAAGCCATGGACGAATCCTTGGCGTTGTGGCCATAGTAAATGGCCGCCAGGGGTAACCGGTTTTTGGTTTTGGCAAGCCGGACGGCCTGTCGGACCTGGGTTTGCAGAGAAGGGTGCGCGAGGTACACCAGTTTGCCATTGACCAGTATACTGCTATCCGTAGCCAGGGGATTGAGCAGGGCAATGTTGTTAAGATTGGCGTAGTCGGCTACCATCTCGAAAGTCTGTGAGTAGAGTGGGCCGAAAATAAGGTCCGCCTGCCGGAAATGTACATTGTTCACCATTTCCAGGATCTTATCCTCTTCATTTCCCACGTCGTAGGCCTGGATATTGATCAGGATACCTTCGGATTTGAGCTGCTGACGGGCCACCTGCATGCCGGAATAATAGTCGTAGGCGTACTGATTGGGCAGATACCGCTTGTTGGCTTTCAATTCGTCCAATCGAAAGGGAAACAGTACCGCCAAGTTATAGTACCCCTTCGTCCATTTCTTTTCGTAGGGTGGATTTTTGGTAGCAGTAGGATCTACGGCTGTCGGTTCCGGCTTGGCTACTTCGATACCGTACTGATTGGTCAGCCGATCGGATAGTTCCAGATCGGCTTTGGAAGACGAGGATTTCTGGATCAATTGCACCAGTGCCAGCGCCACCACGCGGTCGTTGGGATATTCCGAATTCAATGATTTCAGCACCTGCAGGTCTTTCTGTCCCGCAAGAAAATGTTGTTTGATTCCCTGAACGTCTTTACCCAGCGAAGGATCTCCAATCCGGTTGAGGAAGTCGAAGGCGCGCCGGAAGTCTCCCAGTTCGAAATAATTATTGGCTAGCAGGTAGTAAGCTTCGTCGCGCTGGGGCCAGGTGGCATAGCGGGTCAGCAACTGGCGCAGCATCAGGTTGCTTTCGTTGTACCGCTTCATCATATGGGCCGACAGGGCATAGTAGAAATGAGCCAGCGGCGCGTAGGTATCATTGGCATTGCTGGAGGTAATATCACCGAACTCCCGCATGGCCGCTTCGAATTTCCCCTGGCGGTAAAAGCTCATGCCCTCCATAAACTTGCGTTCCGGCTGATCGAAAAGCTGGGCCTGTGCCTCCACCGCAATCAGTGCAAAACAGGCAAAAAGTACATTACGAAACCGAGTCATAGGGACTTTTGTCGGGGTGATGGTTTAACCAGTAAAATACGAAAAGACTGGCAATCTAAAAAACAGGGGTACCGTTTGCCAAGCAAAACGCTACCCCTACCTTTCAAATTGGATGACTATCAATTTTTTGATTTACGTTTTCCCTGTTTTCTCTCAAGCTCAGCCTGCTTCTTTTTGGCTTCCTCCCCGGCTTGCAGCGTTTTTTCCAGGTACTGTTGAAACTTCGACTGCTTCTTTTGTCCGTTGGCATTCTTGGCACGGTTCTCATCAAGAATCCGCTTGATCTTGTCCTCATCTACAAACCGGCGGATGATCAACTGCTGGCCAATGGTAACGACGTTCGAGACAAAATAGTAGAAGGTAAGACCCGCCGGAAAATTATTCAGCACGAACATGAACATCAGAGGCATGACGTAGCTCAGGAACTTCATGTTCACGGGTCCCGGCTGGGTCGGCGTCATCTGATTGTTATAGTAGGCATAGGCAATGCTGGAGGCGGTCATCATTAGTGTGAATAAACTCACATGACTACCATAAAAGGGCAATGTAAAGGGTAGCTTGATGAAAGAATCGTAGGTCGAAAGATCTTTGGCCCATAGAAACGACTCCTGACGCAGTTCGATCAGATTGGGAAACAGGAAGAACAGTGAAAACAGGATGGGCATGGTAGCCAGCACGGGCACACAACCGCTGAGCGGACTCACGCCTACCTGCTGATAGAGCTTCATCTGATCCTGCTGTTGTTTGGCCATGTCATCCCCGTTCTTTTCCTTTAGTTCGGCCAGTTCGGGGGCCAGTACCCGCATCTTGGCCATACTCACGTACGATTTGTAGGTGAGGGGAGTCAGCAGGGTTTTGACGATCAGCACCAGGCAAATGATGAGGATACCGTAGTTGGAGAAAACATTTTCCAGCAGAGTAAAGAGGGGTACCAGAAAATACTTGTTGATGGGTTTAAGAAAAGCATAACCCAGGTACACGTTTTCGTCAAAGTTCTCGATGGGTAAGTTTTTCAGTATCTGGTAGTCGTTAGGGCCTAGATAATACTGGAATCGGGCAGTGCCATCCTGTGCAGCCGCGGAAGCCAGGGTAGCTTTCACGTCGAGGGTTTTCACGATCGTGCTGTCGGCAGGATTGACCTTCGCTTCCAGTTTGACATCCTGTAAAGGTGCATTTTTGGCGATCAGGCCGGCCAGAAAGTACTTATGCTTCATGGTAAACCACTGCACCGGACTTTCGGCATCGGCTTCCACATTACTGTCGGGGGTCGGCGACAGGCTCTCCAACTCGTCGGTATAATAGTTGATGGTAACGACCTTGCGGTTTTCCTGCATGTCGTTCTCGAACTGGAGCATGTCGTTTTGCCAGTTGAACAACATCGGCTTATCTGCTTGTCCTACCCCCTGGTTCTTGATTCCATAATCGATCACATAACCTGATCCCCGTACCAGATACGTTTGCTCAACAAACTGATTATCAGATAAAGCCAAACGATACGTGACCAGGGCCGAATCATTTTCCGCCAGGGTACGGTTGGTGGCCGTGGTAGTGAAATAGAGATTGGCCAGATCCATATTTCCCCGCTGGGTGGGCAGTTGGAGCTGAAAGCGGCTGTGCTTATCCGATATTAGATAGAGTGGCTTCTGATCATAGGTTTTGTATTTTTTCAACATCACCTCCTTCATCACTCCTCCTTTATTCGAGAATACTACCCGAACATCGTTGGTTTCGATCGTCAGATCCTGCGCCTGCCCCTGGGCTGCTGTCGCAAAATCACCATAGGTTTCTTTGAGTCGGGCGGTATCCGGCGCGGTGGCCGCCGCAGGTCCATAGAGGGTATCGGACACGGCAGGGGCCGGGGTAGCCTGGGTAACTTGTTCCTGCGTGACAGGGGTAGGTTCTTCCCGCGGCACCAACACCTGGTACCCGATCAGCATGAGCAGAATGAGCACCAGGCCAATAACTTGATTTCTTTCCATTAGTAGGCAATGAATTATAAAAAAGTAGTCTCAAATCCGGGATTAGAGGTACGCAGCGAACTAATATACTTTCTGCGATTGCCGGATTTGGGACTGCAAAGGTAAGGAAGATTTTTATGGATTGGGATTATTGTTCGTGATGATTCCATTAACCTACTGCATCACAGCGCGTTTCTGCAAAGAGTAAGCCAAAGCGGATTCCACAAAATTCACAAACAGGGGGTGAGGGCTCATTACGGTACTTTTTAATTCGGGATGGAACTGAACTCCGATAAAAAACGGATGATTCGGCAACTCCATCATCTCCACCAGGTTGTTTTCGGGATTGATGCCCGTGGCTTTCATACCCCCCTCTTCAAAAGCCTTGAGGTAGGCGTTGTTGAACTCGTACCGGTGGCGGTGCCGCTCAGTAATGCTGGTTTTTCCGTAGATCCGGTGGGCCATCGAATCTTTCTTAATCTTGCACGTATAGGCTCCCAGACGCATGGTACCCCCTTTATTGGTCACATCCTTCTGGTCATCCATCAGGTTGATCACAGCATGCTTGGCCTCTTTATCCATTTCATAGGAATGCGCTCCTTCAAGCCCCAGCACATTACGGGCAAATTCGATCACGGCCATCTGCATACCCAGACAAATCCCAAAGAAGGGAATACCGTTTTCACGTACGTAGCGAATCGCCTCAATTTTACCCTCGATTCCCCGCTCCCCAAAGCCCGGCGCTACCAGTACTCCATCCAGGTCGGAAAGTTTTTCAATGGCATTTTCCGGCGTAAGCGACTCGGAATGAATCCATTCGATATGGACCTTACACTCATTGACGGCACCCGCATGAATAAATGATTCGGCGATGGATTTATAGGCATCGTGCAATTCGACGTACTTACCTACCAGTCCAATCCGGATTGAATCGGTTGGATTTTTAAGCTTGGAAATGAAATCCTTCCACGAATCCAGCTCAGCGTCCTGATCATTGTAAATATCGAGCATATACAACGCCCGCTGGTCCAGGCGCTCTTTACGCATGAGCAGGGGTACATCATAGATGGTTTCGGCATCCATGGCTTCGATTACGGAATTAACCTGGACGTTACAGAAAAGCGCGATTTTCTTGCGCAGGTCGGTCGGTAGTGGATGTTCGGTGCGGCACACCAGAATATCGGGCTGAATACCCGCTTCCTGCAACATGCGCACCGAGTGCTGGGTAGGTTTGGTTTTGAGCTCACCCGCCGACGACAGGTAAGGAATCAGCGTAAGGTGAATAATCAGGGTATCGTTTTCACCCAATTCAAACTTGATCTGCCGTACGGCCTCGATGAAAGGCAGCGACTCGATGTCGCCCACACAGCCGCCGATTTCGGTAATGACTACATCATACTCCCCGGTTTCCCCGAGCAGCATCATGTTTTTCTTGATCTCGTCGGTGATATGGGGTACCACCTGCACGGTGCGGCCCAGAAAATCACCGCGCCGCTCGCGCATGATGACGTTGTAGTAGATACGGCCCGTGGTGACATTGTTGGCCTGGGAAGTACGGACATTCAGAAAACGCTCGTAGTGCCCCAGGTCGAGATCGGTCTCGGCCCCATCGTCCGTGACGTAGCACTCCCCGTGTTCGTAGGGATTGAGTGTACCCGGATCTACATTGATGTAGGGATCGAATTTCTGAATGGTGACTGAAAGCCCTCTGGATTGCAGTAATTTGGCCAGTGAGGAGGCAATGATACCCTTGCCTAGTGATGAAGTGACGCCGCCCGTAACGAAAATGTACTTAGCGGTCTTTTGCCCGTTAGAAGCCATAAGACGTTGCTTTTTTTCTTTGATTACGGGAAACAAAGGTACTAAAAAGCAATGGGCTTTTGGCTATTCGTTTCTGGTTTTATGACAAATGATCCTTAAAGCTCTCGTACCCATAGCTTCGCACCAGGCGAAAACTTTCGTCGGCTTGCCAGATCCCGATGGAAGGCAGATTCACGCCATTGAAGGTCGTCGTCTTCACCATCGTGTAGTGAATCATATCTTCAAAAATCAGTTGATCACCTACCGCCAGGGGTTTATCAAACGAATAATCACCCATGAAGTCGCCCGCCAGGCAAGTCATGCCCCCTAGGCGGTAGGTTGGCTTACCAGCCACAGGTTCGTGGTGAGCCCCTACGATGTAGGGTTTGTAGGGCATTTCGAGCGTGTCGGGCATGTGGGCGGCGAAGGAAACGTCCAGCACCGCCACCTGAATGCCCTGACTATCCATGATATCCAGTACCGTAGACACCAGGGTACCTGTCCGCCAGGCAATGGCCGAGCCCGGTTCCAGAATCACCTCGAGATCGTATTTTTCCCGAATTCCTCTCACCAACCGCACTAGCCGGGCAATGTCGTAGCCCTCGCGGGTCATCAGGTGGCCGCCGCCCATGTTGAGCCATTTGGCTTGGTGAAGCAGATCGCCAAATTTGGCTTCCAGCGCGGCCAACGTACGTTCCAGCGTGTCTGAACCATTTTCACAGAGGGTATGAAAATGAATTCCCTCCACCCCTTCGGGCAAGGTACCCCCAAATTTATCCCAGGTTTCGCCCAGCCGGGAACCAGGTACACAAGGATTGTACATATTGGCTTCCACTTCCGAATATTGCGGATTGACCCGAATCCCCATAGAAATTTTCTGTTCGGGATTTTGGGCATTGTAGTCCCCTACCCGATCCTTAAACCGATTGAACTGACTGAGTGTGTTGAATGTAATATGGCTGCTGCGTTGCAGCACCTCGTCGAACTCCCGGTCCAAATAGGCCGGAATGTAGGTGTGCGCTTTGACGCCCAGAAAATCGTTGATCAGTTTTATTTCGTTCAGCGAACTCGCTGTGGCCCCACTCAGGTACTCCCCCACGATCGGAAAAACACTATACATGGAAAAGGCCTTCAACGCCAGAATGATGGTACAGCCTGCCTCCTTCTGCACGCGGTCGATAAGTTCCAGATTGGCGCGGAGCAGTTTTTCGTCCAGTACGTAACAAGGGGAAGGTACTTTGGTATAATCGATGGACGGCTTCATTAGATAGGAGATATGAATTATTAGATATTTATGAGAATCGCTCGTAGCCAATAAGAGTTTTCCTGAAATAGGAAGGTACCAGCTATTCAAACCAAGAAGCAGAATTAGCTACTTTTGTTGCAAAAATAGCCGCCGATCGTGACCTAACCTATCTCATAATTCATATCTCCTATCTCATATCTACAAAAAATGCCTTTCCTTGTCCTCGATATTGAAATGACGGGCCCCGAGCCCGGCTGGAATGAAATCATCCAATTGGGCGCCGAACTCTTTGACGATCAATGGAACGCCCTGGGTACCTACCTGCAGAATGTGTATCCCGAAAATGAGGAAGCCTTTACGGCCAAATCGGAAGAAGTGCATGGTCTTTCGCTGGACGATCTGGAAGACGCTCCAATGATTTACGATGTGATTCCCGAATTTGAAAAATGGATCAAGTCCAAAACCAACGGCGGGCCGCTTTCCAAAGTAATCATCTGCGGTCAGAGCGTGATATATGACATCAATTTCTTACGCTTTGCCTACCGGAACGAGAAAATGCACTGGCCCTATAACAACAAAATGCTGGATCTGCACACGGTTTCCTACCTGTATTTTATGATATTGGAAAAGAACGGCATCTCGGTACCCCGGTCCCTGAGCCTAGGGGCGGTATCGGGCTTTTTTGGATTTGAGCGTGAAGAGGATACCCACAATGCCCTGGAAGACGCTCAGTTGACCGCCCGGTGTTTCAAGGCAATTTTCACCAAGCTCAAGGACGTAAAAATGGCTTAAAACCTATGGTTGATTACAATCCCAAGGAGTGGTTCCGGTTCATTTTCTTTTTCCCGCGGGCCGATACGGTACGCAAGCTTCTGCCGCTGCTGATTTCGATCGGGGTATATGCTACCCTGCTCGCCTATCTCATCATCGACTATTGGAAAATCGGCCAAAATTCGGATTTAAAAAATGTCTCCCTGATGCATTCGCTGTTGGGGTTCGTCATTTCATTACTGCTGGTATTCCGAACGAACACCGCCTATGACCGCTGGTGGGAAGGCCGTAAGCAATGGGGTACCCTGGTCAATATCAGCCGCAACCTGGCTTTGAAAATGGATGCGCTGCTGGATGAAAACGATCGGGAAAACAGAACCTATTTTCACGCTACCATACCCAATTTCGCTTTTTCGCTCAAAAACCATTTGCGGAAGAAGTACCTGCCCTCAGAGTTTGAAGATAGTGCCGCTTTTCCGCTTAGTGCGATCCAAAGCCAGGAGCACGTCCCGTTGCAATTTTCATCGGCAATTTCAAAGAAAGTCATTCAACTGCAAAAGAAAGGGGTACTTCTGCCGGAACACCTGCTGCTGATCAAGCCCGAACTCGAAGCCTTCATGAATATCTGCGGGGCCTGCGAGCGCATCAAGAATACGCCGATCCCCTTCTCATACAGCTCGTTTCTCAAAAAATTCATCTTCACATACTGCATAACCCTACCCCTCGGCTTCGTATTCAGCCTGCACTATCTGGTGGTACCTTTTGTTATGTTCGTTTTTTACATCCTGGGTAGCCTGGAAGTCATTGCCGAAGAAATTGAAGATCCGTTCGGAACGGATGCGAACGATCTGCCGACTGATACGATTTGCCGTACCATCCGCACGTCGATCCAGCAATTGCTCAATGAGGTACCTAATCAATAAGTGGTTTTTCCATAGTACTCTCCCATCACAACCTGCGCCTGTTTGTTTTGGGGTGAAAAAGGATCACGAGCCCGGTCGCCGCTCCGCAGATTGGGAAACCACTTCCAGGCAAAACCCCCGGCCATCCAGTCACTGGTCCACACTTCGCCAAACAGTACTTCGTAGGCTCTGGCCTGCAGTGCTTCATTCTCGGCAGCACCGCGTTCGGATTCCCAGGGACGCCGGGTGGCGTAGTCGCTGCTTGTATAGCCATATTCGGTGAACAGAATCGGCTTTTGCACTTTGGCCGCTAACTTCGCCATGGCTTTGAGGTGTTTCTGCCACCCTTTTTTCAGTTCCGGCAAGTCGGGGACTGCTCCTCTGAAAGGGGGAAGTACGCGTCGATGCCTATGAAATCCAGCTCCTGCCAGAAAGGTACCTCCTGGTACACATCCCAGTTTTCGGCATAGGTGAGCTGCCCTTTATAGATTTTCTTAATGTCCCGGATAATCTGGAACCAGAACTGCGGGCGTTTCTTCACGAAGGTTTGCATTTCGGTACCAATGCAATACAGTTCGACATGCGTGGTATCGGCAATACGGGCAAAATTCAAAAGATATTCTCCGTACCCTTTTTCAAAAGTCTTCCAGTCTTCCTCGTTGGTCAGGTCGTAGTGCCCCGTGAAAGTACCGTGCCCAATCCACATATGCGGCTTCAGCATCACTTTCAGCCCTTGGGCGTGGGCCATCTGCACGCAGTGCGCCACTCCCAGGGGCGATTCACCCCACCATTTCCACTGGTTGTTTTTACCGTATACAAAATTGGGGGTACCTCCCTCGGTAAAACCATAGGGCATCAGGGCTACCCATTCGGCGTTAATTTGTTTGACCGGCACATAGGTGGTATCGGCCAGCGAATCACGCGGAGCCACGAACGAGACGCCTTTTATTTTTGCCCCATTATAGCGGTAGGGCTTGTCCGATGAGACCGATGAGCAGGAAATAAAATTTCCTGCCAAAATACTGATCCAAATGGTAACAATCAGGTGATTCATAAAACGTACGGCCACGAGGATACTTGATTTGGGATAGGAAATCAGTCTATCTGCTTTCATTGCAGATATCAAGATTGCAAAAAATTTTCAAGCTCTAAAATTTACCTTTTTTCAAATAACACTTTCATAAAAGGGTCATTTTCTCTTATTTTTTGCAAAAACGCAATAAAGTAGTTTGCAAAACAACAGTTTCAGTCGGAAAAATGGATAATATTCTGTATATTATCACTAAATCATCACGAATCCAACTAATATTCCGAATTTGATTATAATATAAAATTATATTTTATTTGACCTCGGGCCAATTATAGTATAATGGCCTAACAACTCACCTAATCAACATACAAACATGAAAAAGCTACTATATAGCGCCTTAGCGGTCGCAACATTTCTATTTATCGCCAATACCGTATCGGCCCAGAGCAATACAATAGTCGATCCCGGCTATTCGGTAAACAACTATAAGCATCCCAATAAAGCAAAAAA is from Salmonirosea aquatica and encodes:
- a CDS encoding glycoside hydrolase family 113, giving the protein MKADRLISYPKSSILVAVRFMNHLIVTIWISILAGNFISCSSVSSDKPYRYNGAKIKGVSFVAPRDSLADTTYVPVKQINAEWVALMPYGFTEGGTPNFVYGKNNQWKWWGESPLGVAHCVQMAHAQGLKVMLKPHMWIGHGTFTGHYDLTNEEDWKTFEKGYGEYLLNFARIADTTHVELYCIGTEMQTFVKKRPQFWFQIIRDIKKIYKGQLTYAENWDVYQEVPFWQELDFIGIDAYFPLSEEQSPTCRN